The Setaria italica strain Yugu1 chromosome IX, Setaria_italica_v2.0, whole genome shotgun sequence genome has a window encoding:
- the LOC101767173 gene encoding indole-3-glycerol phosphate lyase, chloroplastic, with product MAFALQAASTTLSSASSPAVPSSPLPRRASAMLTTMPGRRRSVMATVRAAAVAPAKQPATTPSFKLAGAGGRCLPVSQTMARLKAQGKTAFIPYITAGDPDLATTGEALRLLDACGADVIELGVPFSDPYADGPVIQASTARALASGTTPDGVLAMLKEVTPELSCPVVLFSYFNPIVHRGLAEFAAAAKEAGAHGLIVPDLPYAATCALRSEAMKNELELVLLTTPSTPEDRMKEITEASEGFVYLVSVSGVTGPRANVNTRVESLIKEVKQVTDKPVAVGFGISKPEHVKQIAEWGADGVIIGSATVRQLGEAGSPKEGLKRLEGYARSMKNALP from the exons ATGGCTTTCGCACTCCAGGCTGCATCGACCACCCTGTCGTCTGCTTCGTCTCCGGCGGTTCCATCGTCGCCGCTCCCCCGGCGCGCGTCAGCGATGCTGACGACGATGCCGGGCCGGAGGAGGTCTGTGATGGCGACTGTAAGGGCGGCCGCGGTGGCTCCGGCCAAGCAGCCTGCCACCACGCCGTCGTTCAAGCTCGCCGGTGCCGGCGGGAGATGCCTGCCGGTGTCGCAGACCATGGCCAGGCTCAAGGCGCAGGGCAAG ACGGCGTTCATCCCGTACATCACCGCCGGCGACCCCGACCTGGCGACGACGGGGGAGGCACTGCGGCTGCTGGACGCCTGCGGCGCCGAcgtcatcgagctcggcgtgccCTTCTCCGACCCCTACGCCGACGGGCCCGTCATCCAGGCTTCGACGGCGCGGGCGCTCGCGAGCGGCACGACGCCGGACGGTGTCCTGGCGATGCTGAAGGAGGTGACGCCGGAGCTGTCGTGCCCGGTGGTGCTCTTCTCCTACTTCAACCCCATCGTGCACAGGGGGCTCGCTGaattcgccgccgccgccaaagaAGCCGGTGCCCACGGTCTCATAGTACCTGATCTCCCGTATGCGGCGACGTGTGCTCTCAGGAGTGAAGCTATGAAGAACGAGCTCGAGCTG GTGCTGCTCACAACACCAAGTACACCAGAAGATAGGATGAAGGAGATCACAGAAGCATCAGAAGGATTTGTTTATCTG GTGAGCGTCTCTGGAGTTACGGGTCCCCGCGCAAACGTGAACACACGTGTCGAGTCCCTTATCAAGGAGGTTAAACAG GTCACTGACAAACCTGTGGCTGTTGGCTTTGGCATCTCGAAACCCGAGCATGTAAAGCag ATTGCAGAGTGGGGTGCAGATGGGGTGATTATTGGCAGCGCAACGGTGAGGCAGTTGGGTGAAGCGGGGTCTCCCAAAGAAGGGTTGAAGAGATTAGAGGGATATGCCCGGAGCATGAAGAACGCACTGCCATAA